Below is a window of Vibrio gazogenes DNA.
CGCTCTTGGGCCAGTAATCCATGAGTACTATGGAACAACTGAGACTGGTGTTAATGCACTAGCTGAACCATGTGATTTGATCACTAACCCTACAAGTGTTGGTCGAGCTTATGATGGCAACAAAATCAAAGTGGTCGATCAAAACGGTAACCTGCTTCCAAATCATCAAGTTGGACGCATTGCTATTTCAAGCTACATGAACATGGATGGTTATGGGAACCAAGATTCTGAATATGTCGTGATCGATGATGATAAATACCTTATCACCGCAGAGACAGGCGAAATGGATGCTGATGGAAATATTTATCTGAGAAACCGCGCACAAGGTGAAAGTGCACTAAATGTCTATGAACTTGAAAACGATGTAAGACACCTCCCGGGAATCAAAGATGTAGCGATGATACCGGTCTCAAAGAACTCTGTACTTTGTGGGTATGCGATTAACGAGGAGTTTATTGTTGATGACGCCGAATTGGTCAGAAACATTAAGTACATCTGCAAAAAGCTCAAGGTGAAACTTGAAGGTGTTTGCCAAGTTGATTCAATTCCATATTCACCATCAGGCAAAGTTCGTAATGATGATCTCAAGCAGATGATATTGAATAAAGAGACTGTTCGGCCATCAAAGAACTCGGAATCAAAACCAACCAAAGCGTCGAGCATTTCATTCGCACAATTTGTAATAGCAATCTTATGTTTGTTAGGTACTGCTATTTCTTGGGGGGCGATGTTCCCAATAGCGAAGAACGCTTTAACGACAATGGATGCAGTACATATCAGTTTAATTCGATATGGAACCGCGTCTCTCATATTTATAGCAATGTTAGCAGCTAAAGAGGGACTATCATCTTTATTGCCAGGCCGAGACTTCTTCAAACTATGGTTGTTTGGCTCATTTGGGTTCGCAGGTTTCAGTATCTTAGCTTTTGCTGGTCTGGCTTACACTAAACCACAACATGGCGCGATAATTATGGCGCTGATGCCTTTAATCTCAGCTGTCATGATGTGGACACTGAAAAAAGTAAGACCTTCAAATTTCACTATTGTATCGATCGTTCTTGCTTTGCTTGGTGTTCTACTAGTGATTACCAAAGGTGATCTTTCAGCTCTATCAGGTGGCAGCTTATTACCAAGCTTAGTTATTCTTGCGGGTGCGTTTTGTTGGGTAACGTATACATTGGGTGCGAGCTACGTAAGTGGATATTCAGTACTACGCTATACCGCACTGTCCTGTTTCTTTGGTGCATTTACCATCGTATTAGTTGCGTGTTTTACCAACTTCGCTGGAATCACTCAAGCACCGTCACTTAACCAAGTTCTAGCAGTTAAATGGGAGTTAATCTACTTGATCACATTTGCTGGTGTGATTGCTGTTTTCTCTTGGAACCACGGAATAAGCACTTTAGGCCCAATCAACGGTGTGTTGTTTATTAACATGGTACCAATTACTGCTTTCACTATTGGCATGTTCCGCGGTGAAACGATCACGAATACTGAGGTTTACGGCGCTGGTATTACAATCCTCGTTCTGGTGCTAAACAACATTTACAGTCGCTTAGCATCAAAGCCTAAAACTGTAAGTACAAATCGCTTCCAGGTACAAACAGCTCAAAGCTAAAAGAACCTCTTTTTTAAAGAAATGGCAGGATACCCTGCCATTTTTACTAGTTTTACAGCTCATTCTTAAACATTTTCACCAACTCTTCCATGACAAGTTTCTTTGGTGTGGACATTGAAGTCTTCTTCGAAGTGAGCATCCATATCTCGCGAGTAATAGGACTTTCTGGTTCAATCGTACTCAATGCGCTTAAACCTAGTGTTAGTCGTGGTAGAAGTGCAATGCCGTAGCCATGCTCGGCCGCTTTCTTCTGAGCGGATATTGTGTCTGTTTGGAGTTTTATAGCCTTAGTCCCGAACTTTTCAATCAGGAATTTACACTCTGTCAGATGACTGAACTCTGCTGTGTAAGTGATGACATCGACTGGCTCATCGTTTACCAATCGTTCTATCCAGTAATCTGTACCGCACAATACAAACTCTACTTCACCTAGTTTCTTACAAATCGATTCACCCTTTTCAGGAAGATCTAAACGCAATGCGATGTCAGCTTCTTGTTTGGCTATATTCACGTTTCGATTTGATGTATCAATTTCAAATCTCAGTTCGGGAAATCGTGAGTGCAACTTCTTCAGGTTTTCGATGACAAAGTGTTCTGCCAAAAATGGAACCATAGAAATTTTGGCATTCTGATTAAACTTCGAATCAGGCGAAAGAGACTCGGAGAGACTGTTGATTTTATCTCTTAGGTCAACCGAACGTTCGTATAAAAGCTTACCTTCAATCGTTGAATTAAACCCATCGCCTGTACGGTTAAATAATTTAAGTTTTAAAGAATCTTCCAATCGATCTATACGCCTTGAAACTGTCGCGTAATTTACATTCAATCTATTAGCTGCTGTACTTACCTTGCCCGACTCATAAAGCACTAAGAAAAACTTCAAATCATCCCAGTTACTATTGTTCATTCATTGTCTCTTTGTTTAATTTTTATCGAATCCGTTTTTAGAGTATACAATCCACCAATAAGTCGCAAAACAATCAGTAATAGAGGTAAAGCAATAAAAATGTCTTTCAGGACACGATGAGAGAAGCGAGGATTTTTAAAGTATGCTTGCAGGAAGTTTATAGAGGTAATCCACTCTACAAATAGGTAACTGATGTGAGTTTTTCGGTATTCCTTCTCTATTCACACAACACGCCGCATGCGGGACCTCACAGGGCGTTTCAATTAGACTCTGGTCGTTAGACTATTCAGTACAGCCACTGGCTGCAATTTGCCTGAATGTAACTTATCTAAAGACAATTGTTTAGTGCATGAGCACTAAACGATTTCTGTCCAGAAACGTGTCATAAGCGATATGTTAGCGCGTTTACCGTTGTGTGGGCGTGTATAGTTGAATAACCACGTCTTTGTACCGTTTGGTTTTACACGTAAACGAAGGCCGTTACCATCAAAGAGCGTGTGCTCTTTATCTTGTGGTTTAGTGTTAGAGATTTGTTTATCTGTTAAAGATTCAGTTGTTCTTGCCATGATTGGTACATCGTAAATTGGAACATACGGACAATG
It encodes the following:
- a CDS encoding AMP-binding protein, with product MLPIDKIKEISSARGNKNAVIFGDKKVTWSEFYKEAYKITVNLSSKIDNNRADLCMCYISPNCLELVYLMSAASSLKIPCTGIDYTQNSEKIESMLTSTNCNILVVSSSYCIENNINLQEFAKRVTIVDLDSQLKNSINFCELLEDTEEQSGAIKVQHRPFRSISFTSGTSGVPKTVVRSKSFDARRFSFFTARYGFSSEDVHLLAMPLYHAAGSGWSRLFMQLGATIVIAKPHDTLNMANLIKSEWITTSAMTPPLLNDVVARYSLGGYAPNDNNLKFIIVGGKHFHPQAKLQAINALGPVIHEYYGTTETGVNALAEPCDLITNPTSVGRAYDGNKIKVVDQNGNLLPNHQVGRIAISSYMNMDGYGNQDSEYVVIDDDKYLITAETGEMDADGNIYLRNRAQGESALNVYELENDVRHLPGIKDVAMIPVSKNSVLCGYAINEEFIVDDAELVRNIKYICKKLKVKLEGVCQVDSIPYSPSGKVRNDDLKQMILNKETVRPSKNSESKPTKASSISFAQFVIAILCLLGTAISWGAMFPIAKNALTTMDAVHISLIRYGTASLIFIAMLAAKEGLSSLLPGRDFFKLWLFGSFGFAGFSILAFAGLAYTKPQHGAIIMALMPLISAVMMWTLKKVRPSNFTIVSIVLALLGVLLVITKGDLSALSGGSLLPSLVILAGAFCWVTYTLGASYVSGYSVLRYTALSCFFGAFTIVLVACFTNFAGITQAPSLNQVLAVKWELIYLITFAGVIAVFSWNHGISTLGPINGVLFINMVPITAFTIGMFRGETITNTEVYGAGITILVLVLNNIYSRLASKPKTVSTNRFQVQTAQS
- a CDS encoding LysR family transcriptional regulator codes for the protein MNNSNWDDLKFFLVLYESGKVSTAANRLNVNYATVSRRIDRLEDSLKLKLFNRTGDGFNSTIEGKLLYERSVDLRDKINSLSESLSPDSKFNQNAKISMVPFLAEHFVIENLKKLHSRFPELRFEIDTSNRNVNIAKQEADIALRLDLPEKGESICKKLGEVEFVLCGTDYWIERLVNDEPVDVITYTAEFSHLTECKFLIEKFGTKAIKLQTDTISAQKKAAEHGYGIALLPRLTLGLSALSTIEPESPITREIWMLTSKKTSMSTPKKLVMEELVKMFKNEL